One Marasmius oreades isolate 03SP1 chromosome 2, whole genome shotgun sequence DNA segment encodes these proteins:
- a CDS encoding uncharacterized protein (BUSCO:EOG09262GWQ), producing the protein MATVLLSQHSSNPLERRSSDARPNMFHDLLNKPIEVSSDDPLSAYDIDQEKYVQHISTVRPSVKYGIGPIATKNSLCLDDSDEPMAQSDDLIILDKTSKPPRRKKVATVTFRPDDPLRFSGDGISDIADGDDDAEQEERDGAREQEQSAEEEDDDEEDMSDSDDEESTFWQKSPEEQQEISAEIKDLEQALGPSLTDDYKLLDRLGTGTFSSVYKALDLHYSKWNNDPWHGHHPPSSTAYYQSAPRPPESKVFVAIKRIYVTSSPERIRNEISILEESRSCRHVSQLITAFRERDQVVVVMPYHRNDDFRDYFATLPMAGIKSYFRCLFRALRDIHSRGIIHRDVKPANFLFDPRTGIGTLCDFGLACRIELNPHHNPCLHTPSTTEHPHGKIKDRKDYDAEHCKRMSKEAKHKSTLNSEKVGYLEKDPRPVSKANRAGTRGFRAPEVLLKCGDQTGAIDVWSAGVILLFFLTRKFPLFQSNDDVEALMEIAAVIGKRKMERAAMLHNRTFSTNVPSITPEGMPWIEFIEKQNPDLRTPPEPNPQYYPYSRQLEVYQQHRLEGLALEVDEDGDTDQGSALSSPPSLFGFQSRPRSSSTAGTSSTTFPTSPPKTFSSPEPETLSTIPERRHDRKARAPHSSSEYALCTPSQASHDRDLENALNLVEMLMHHESTSRYTPKKALYHPFLYNGHKSHRKNGQRRSTGVGEGNLNASFTSSNGRGEIEDMEDMDQDGRERSDAEEMLQEDDSEPSDDEFFPHPFGKGVCGKYHFRDGVTEEPFVHVYANEGEHTSSERTMEVLRLVSGEGVAIGRQPCEFHRVGYELDMDVVM; encoded by the exons ATGGCCACAGTTTTGCTCTCTCAACATTCATCAAATCCGCTAGAGCGTCGCTCTTCAGATGCTCGTCCCAATATGTTCCACGATCTTCTAAATAAACCCATAGAAGTGTCCTCTGATGATCCTTTGTCTGCATACGACATCGACCAGGAGAAATACGTCCAACATATATCCACTGTGAGACCGTCTGTTAAATACGGTATAGGCCCTATCGCTACCAAGAATTCGCTATGCTTAGATGATTCGGACGAACCTATGGCCCAAAGCGATGATCTGATCATCCTGGACAAAACCTCGAAGCCAccgagaagaaagaaggtGGCTACTGTTACATTCAGGCCAGATGATCCTTTACGTTTCTCTGGCGATGGAATTTCCGACATCGCGGACGGCGATGATGACGCGGAGCAGGAGGAAAGAGATGGAGCAAGGGAGCAAGAGCAGTCagccgaagaagaggacgatgatgaggaagacatgtccgactctgacgacgAAGAGAGCACTTTTTGGCAGAAATCACCCGAGGAGCAGCAGGAGATAAGTGCAGAAATCAAGGACCTCGAACAAGCCTTGGGCCCATCTCTCACCGACGACTACAAACTTCTTgaccgactcggaaccgGCACATTCTCGTCGGTTTATAAAGCCCTCGACCTCCACTATTCGAAATGGAACAACGACCCATGGCATGGTCACCATCCACCGTCATCCACCGCCTATTATCAATCTGCACCTCGTCCGCCAGAAAGCAAGGTGTTTGTTGCAATCAAACGGATATATGTTACAAGCAGCCctgaaagaataaggaacGAAATTTCTATTCTGGAGGAAAGTCGCTCTTGTAGACACGTCTCCCAACTTATAACTGCGTTTCGAGAACGAGACCAAGTCGTCGTAGTGATGCCGTATCACCGAAACGATGATTTCAGA GACTACTTCGCCACTCTTCCTATGGCAGGCATAAAGAGTTACTTTCGATGTTTGTTTCGCGCATTACGCGACATACACTCCAGAGGGATAATACACCGCGATGTCAAGCCTGCCAATTTTCTCTTTGACCCTCGAACTGGGATCGGAACTCTATGTGATTTCGGCCTTGCTTGT CGCATTGAATTGAACCCGCATCATAACCCATGTCTTCACACGCCATCTACTACGGAACATCCACACGGGAAGATCAAAGACCGCAAGGACTACGATGCAGAACACTGCAAGAGGATGTCGAAGGAAGCAAAACATAAATCGACTCTTAATTCAGAAAAAGTGGGCTATTTAGAAAAGGACCCAAG ACCCGTCTCCAAGGCAAATCGGGCTGGTACGAGAGGATTTCGTGCACCAGAAGTTCTTCTCAAATGTGGAGATCAGACTGGTG CAATTGACGTATGGTctgcgggagtcatactgtTGTTTTTCCTCACACGCAAATTTCCCTTATTTCAATCTAATGACGACGTCGAGGCGCTGATGGAAATCGCTGCTGTTATAGGCAAGCGAAAAATGGAAAGAGCTGCGATGTTACACA ACCGAACCTTTTCCACCAATGTGCCCTCGATTACTCCGGAAGGCATGCCATGGATAGAGTTCATTGAGAAACAGAACCCTGACCTCAGGACTCCGCCAGAACCAAACCCGCAGTATTACCCCTACTCTAGGCAGCTGGAGGTGTACCAGCAGCATCGACTGGAAGGCCTTGCGCTCGAAGTAGACGAGGATGGAGACACCGATCAGGGGTCAGCCCTTTCATCTCCTCCTAGTCTGTTTGGATTTCAAAGTCGTCCGCGCTCTTCCTCCACAGCGGGTACCTCTTCCACTACTTTCCCCACTTCTCCGCCCAAGacgttttcttcacctgaACCTGAAACCCTGTCTACCATACCCGAACGTCGCCATGATAGAAAGGCTCGAGCCCCTCACTCCAGTTCGGAGTATGCCCTTTGTACACCTTCGCAGGCATCCCATGACCGCGATCTGGAGAACGCGTTGAATTTGGTGGAGATGTTGATGCACCATGAGTCAACTTCAAGGTATACACCTAAGAAGGCGTTATATCATCCATTCTTGTATAATGGACACAAGTCGCATAGGAAGAACGGGCAACGAAGAAGTACAGGTGTCGGTGAAGGTAACCTGAATGCGAGTTTTACTAGCTCGAACGGGAGAGGTGAGATCGAGGATATGGAAGACATGGACCAGGACGGCCGTGAGCGTTCGGATGCAGAAGAGATGTTGCAAGAGGATGATTCGGAGCCCTCGGATGACGAATTCTTTCCTCATCCTTTTGGAAAAGGTGTATGTGGTAAATACCATTTCCGAGACGGCGTCACGGAGGAGCCCTTTGTCCATGTTTATGCCAACGAGGGTGAGCATACCAGTTCAGAGAGGACGATGGAAGTATTGAGACTGGTGAGTGGTGAAGGTGTAGCAATTGGGAGGCAACCATGCGAATTCCATCGAGTTGGTTATGAATTGGACATGGATGTAGTCATGTAG
- a CDS encoding uncharacterized protein (MEROPS:MER0000864), whose amino-acid sequence MSAGCPLLNVASMNEFVVHIITSTLFQQLFPFVVLFVFPFIAFFLIQTGPRIRYFASPVIMVLENLMPWNWGRSGSPGSGRASHHKKRSRKKVARTGSAVELGRQSEGSYDGYYPGLVNISGTYCFMNSTVQALSSLSYLQPHLDAIHHKAELLDVPTPVIDALRALCHRLNTSHSKPSSIQPLDLISILSETSGRSNSLFVSREHQDAQELFQLLSERIKSEIFAIDKEGIRDRGLSGFSQATEVKELGKTVFDGLTANRRSCVVCGYAEAVMHFPLDNWQLAVPQMASTCLLEDCFSDYTRLEVLRDCICRKCSLFATEKRLLGEIETLSKVENPSNSKKKRLKEFKRMQAKVKAVIEEGRIEEDLPDVRLEKIVSPMSTKQAMIARPPAVLVLHINRSMHFTHYAAKNSVRVLFPEVLDLTPFTTSGSLSMIPTSSMSPSPPPQRSSLSPSAMIPSRSGTTTPIPDAQRDTLSRTIYRLGAVVCHYGAHSFGHYVCFRRKPRVGNDGERWKPPRLVVETAVKKEPLVEPDLSGDLSGTEENAEGFEEYVWDDFDPATAPGTGRGWLRVSDDSVAECGIESVLQEGSGAFMLYYERAIISPSPSTPLVNNTNLNGSAQYESPYPVRNGINGGYQGVGVGVGTPLDSEETLRPETLTTMSSISVNTQDSVNSLDNFMESGKEKASFPHIPASVGAGSWSGSSISGSPPVLGARVIRSVAAGRGKRGSSAAPSLKGSATLSASLPAIGSSSTPSGSPRESSSGFSSLSTTKPIPVPNGYSHQKARELDGFESIDYDETSINNITTRVSSLPAHLPPSSLSSSSANATSPTSTSDTPNKFVPSQSSSASKRKKKHKAQTHTAQPPAVVDLKA is encoded by the exons ATGTCGGCGGGATGTCCACTGCTCAATGTCGCCTCCATGAACGAATTCGTCGTTCACATAATCACCTCGACCCTGTTCCAGCAACTATTTCCCTTTGTTGTTCTTTTCGTTTTTCCTTTCATCGCATTCTTTCTTATCCAGACAGGACCAAGAATACGCTACTTTGCATCTCCCGTCATAATGGTGCTCGAGAATCTGATGCCCTGGAATTGGGGAAGATCCGGGAGCCCCGGAAGTGGAAGGGCAAGTCACCATAAGAAAAGAAGCCGGAAAAAGGTCGCCAGGACTGGTTCAGCAGTGGAACTTGGCCGCCAGTCCG AGGGATCATACGATGGGTATTATCCCGGGCTAGTCAATATCTCTGGGACGTATTGCTTCATGAACTCCACAGTACAA GCACTGTCTTCATTGTCGTACCTCCAACCACACCTAGATGCCATACATCACAAAGCGGAACTTCTGGACGTCCCAACGCCTGTCATTGATGCTCTCAGAGCTTTGTGCCATC GTTTGAATACCTCACATTCTAAACCATCCTCAATTCAACCTCTTGACCTCATTTCGATTCTTTCCGAGACCTCAGGCAGGTCTAATTCTCTGTTTGTCTCTCGAGAGCATCAAGATGCCCAAGAACTTTTTCAGCTTCTCTCGGAGCGTATCAAATCTGAGATATTTGCTATCGACAAGGAAGGTATCAGAGACCGTGGTCTCAGTGGATTTTCACAGGCGACAGAAGTCAAAGAGCTAGGAAAGACCGTCTTTGACGGTTTGACGGCTAACAGACGAAGTTGTGTCGTTTGCGGCTATGCCGAGGCTGTAATGCACTTTCCGCTCGATAACTGGCAATTGGCAGTTCCTCAAATGGCT TCCACCTGCTTATTAGAAGATTGTTTTTCTGATTATACCAGGCTGGAAGTTCTCCGAGATTGTATATGTCGGAAATGTTCGTTATTCGCGACTGAGAAACGCCTGTTGGGCGAGATCGAGACTCTATCGAAGGTGGAGAATCCATCCAATTCGAAGAAGAAGCGGCTGAAGGAGTTCAAGAGGATGCAAGCTAAAGTTAAGGCTGTGATCGAGGAAGGTCGAATAGAAGAGGATCTACCGGACGTTCGGTTAGAAAAGATTGTTAGCCCTATGTCCACCAAGCAAGCCATGATAGCGCGG CCTCCTGCTGTTCTCGTTCTGCATATCAATCGCTCGATGCACTTCACCCACTATGCGGCCAAGAATAGCGTGCGGGTTCTTTTCCCGGAGGTTCTTGACCTAACCCCTTTCACAACATCCGGAAGTCTCTCCATGATCCCCACCTCGTCGATGTCCCCCTCCCCACCTCCTCAGCGATcgtctctctctccctccgCCATGATTCCTTCCAGATCAGGGACGACGACCCCGATACCCGATGCACAACGGGATACATTGTCACGTACCATATATCGACTTGGTGCAGTTGTCTGTCACTATGGTGCACACTCCTTTGGGCATTATGTGTGTTTTAGAAGAAAACCGAGAGTCGGCAATGATGGTGAAAGATGGAAGCCCCCCAGGTTGGTTGTCGAAACGGCAGTGAAAAAGGAACCCCTTGTCGAACCAGATCTGAGCGGAGACTTGAGCGGGACAGAAGAGAACGCTGAAGGGTTCGAAGAGTACGTTTGGGACGATTTTGATCCAGCTACTGCTCCTGGGACAGGCAGAGGATGGCTCAGAGTGTCGGATGATTCTGTTGCGGAATGTGGAATCGAGAGCGTGTTGCAGGAAGGATCGGGGGCGTTCATGCTCTACTATGAACGTGCTATTATATCGCCATCCCCCTCAACACCATTGGTTAACAATACCAATTTGAACGGTAGTGCGCAGTACGAGAGTCCCTATCCAGTGAGGAATGGGATTAATGGCGGATATCAAGGGGTCGGCGTGGGTGTAGGAACTCCCTTGGACTCGGAAGAAACTCTGAGGCCAGAGACGTTGACTACGATGTCGTCGATAAGTGTAAACACCCAAGACAGTGTCAACTCATTGGACAATTTCATGGAAAGTGGGAAAGAAAAGGCCTCCTTTCCTCATATACCAGCAAGCGTTGGAGCTGGTTCTTGGAGTGGCAGTAGTATAAGTGGATCACCTCCGGTTCTTGGAGCGAGGGTAATCAGGAGTGTGGCCGCCGGCAGAGGGAAACGTGGTTCAAGTGCAGCACCCTCCCTCAAGGGCTCGGCTACTTTGTCGGCAAGCCTCCCTGCTATCGGTTCTTCTTCCACGCCATCTGGGTCGCCACGAGAATCTTCCTCCGggttttcatcactctcgaccACGAAACCCATACCTGTACCCAATGGATATTCTCACCAAAAAGCTCGCGAGCTAGATGGTTTTGAATCCATCGACTATGACGAAACATCAATAAACAATATCACCACTCGTGTTTCATCTCTCCCTGCTCACTTACCTCCGAGctcactctcctcctcctcagcgAATGCGACATCTCCCACTTCCACGTCTGATACTCCTAACAAGTTCGTTCCATCTCAATCTTCATCAGCAAGTAAACGGAAAAAGAAGCACAAGGCCCAAACTCATACAGCTCAGCCTCCTGCTGTGGTAGACTTAAAAGCGTAA